One Ignavibacteria bacterium DNA segment encodes these proteins:
- a CDS encoding MarR family transcriptional regulator: MLINSEVEEKVEDSQLREISFRNVNEWNLDISLGFLLNRTARGMKRLLDAKLVDYNITATQYIVLMRMVEEDGISLTELGERLHLDNPTLTGIIDRMERDRFLRRQRDTIDRRVVNVYLTENGKMLCKEIEHLAKETDEEIWSDFSINEKRAMLNYLERIWNNVNDKLN, encoded by the coding sequence ATGCTCATCAATAGTGAAGTAGAAGAAAAAGTCGAAGACTCGCAGTTGCGAGAAATTTCGTTTCGTAATGTGAACGAATGGAATCTTGACATCAGTCTTGGTTTCTTACTCAACAGAACAGCACGCGGAATGAAACGATTGCTCGATGCAAAACTTGTTGATTACAATATCACTGCAACGCAATATATCGTGCTGATGCGAATGGTTGAAGAAGACGGAATTTCTCTCACGGAACTTGGCGAGCGTTTGCATTTGGATAATCCAACACTGACGGGAATTATTGACAGAATGGAACGCGATAGATTTTTGCGCCGACAACGCGATACGATTGATAGACGCGTTGTGAATGTATATTTAACGGAAAACGGAAAAATGCTTTGCAAAGAAATAGAACATCTCGCCAAAGAAACAGACGAAGAAATCTGGAGTGATTTTTCCATAAATGAAAAAAGAGCAATGCTGAATTATCTCGAACGAATCTGGAACAACGTGAATGATAAACTTAACTGA
- the leuC gene encoding 3-isopropylmalate dehydratase large subunit: MGMTISEKIFAAHSGRESVKAGELVYANLDLVMGTDVTVPLSVSVFEQIGAGKVFDNKKIALVNDHFVPAKDIQAAGLSKTMREFAIKYDIQNYFEVGRSGICHCIVPDSGLAVPGDLIIGADSHTCTYGALGAFATGVGSTDMATSWALGENWFKVPPTIKIIYKGKLQPFVGGKDIILHTIGKLGVEGALYCALEFEGEVIDNLSLADRFTICNMAIEAGAKAGIVKADKKVFDFLEGKTNRKISAYTSDDDAEFLDVIEIDVSNLEPQIAYPYLPSNVKPISEVEKIKVDQVVIGSCTNGRIEDFRAAADILKTKEIAPYVRLIVIPATQEIYLQMIDEGILNTFIHAGASISPPTCGPCIGGHMGILGENEIGLYTTNRNFKGRNGHISSKVFLCSPVVAASSALKGYITDPRLV; the protein is encoded by the coding sequence ATGGGAATGACAATTTCAGAAAAAATATTTGCCGCGCATAGCGGAAGAGAATCCGTGAAAGCGGGAGAACTCGTGTATGCTAATCTCGACCTTGTGATGGGAACGGACGTAACAGTGCCGCTTTCCGTGAGCGTGTTCGAGCAAATCGGCGCGGGGAAAGTTTTCGACAATAAAAAAATTGCGCTTGTCAACGACCATTTTGTTCCGGCAAAAGATATTCAAGCCGCAGGATTATCGAAAACGATGCGCGAGTTTGCAATCAAATATGACATTCAAAATTATTTTGAAGTCGGGCGTTCGGGAATTTGCCATTGCATTGTTCCCGATAGCGGACTTGCCGTTCCCGGCGATTTAATTATCGGCGCAGATTCACACACCTGCACGTATGGCGCGCTGGGTGCTTTTGCAACTGGCGTTGGTTCAACCGATATGGCAACGTCTTGGGCGCTCGGAGAAAATTGGTTCAAAGTTCCGCCAACAATAAAAATTATTTACAAAGGAAAATTGCAACCGTTCGTTGGTGGAAAAGATATTATTCTTCACACGATTGGAAAACTTGGCGTGGAAGGCGCGTTGTATTGCGCGTTGGAATTTGAAGGCGAAGTGATAGATAATTTGTCGCTCGCCGATAGATTTACGATTTGCAATATGGCAATTGAAGCCGGTGCAAAAGCAGGAATCGTGAAAGCGGATAAAAAAGTTTTTGATTTTCTCGAAGGAAAAACAAATCGAAAAATTTCTGCATACACTTCAGATGACGATGCTGAATTTCTCGATGTGATAGAAATTGATGTATCGAATCTCGAACCGCAAATTGCATATCCATATTTACCAAGCAACGTAAAACCGATTTCGGAAGTGGAGAAAATAAAAGTTGACCAAGTTGTCATTGGTTCTTGCACGAACGGACGCATTGAAGATTTTCGTGCGGCGGCAGATATTTTGAAGACAAAAGAAATCGCTCCGTATGTTCGACTCATCGTTATTCCTGCAACGCAAGAAATTTATTTGCAAATGATTGACGAAGGAATTCTAAACACATTTATTCACGCGGGCGCATCAATCAGTCCGCCGACGTGTGGTCCGTGCATCGGCGGGCATATGGGAATTCTTGGCGAGAATGAAATTGGCTTATACACGACGAACCGCAATTTCAAAGGACGAAACGGACATATCTCAAGTAAAGTATTTTTGTGCAGTCCTGTCGTTGCGGCTTCATCTGCATTGAAAGGTTACATCACTGACCCGCGTTTAGTGTAA
- a CDS encoding 3-isopropylmalate dehydrogenase encodes MNLNKIAIIPGDGIGIDVTREAVRILELLNAARSLKLELVHFDFGADKYLSTGISLPKEQLEDFRNNYSAIFLGALGDPRIPDMAHARDILFGMRFGLDQFVNFRPVKLFDEKLCPLKNKSCDDVNFVVFRENTEGLYVGVGGLFKKGTKDEIAIQESVNTYKGVERIIRFAFEYAKKNGKTKVTMSDKNNALRFEGDLWQRVFNEVGNDYPAIEKEHWFIDALAMQMLKRPEQFQVIVTNNMFGDIVTDIGAQLQGGLGMAASGNINPNGVCMFEPVHGSAPKYAGKNVANPFGAILTVGLMLEHLGFKKENQLIENAVRLAVKENKTPQDLGGNLGTKETGDFICETLKRMI; translated from the coding sequence ATGAACCTAAACAAAATTGCCATCATTCCCGGCGATGGAATCGGAATTGACGTAACGCGCGAAGCAGTGCGCATTCTTGAATTACTGAACGCCGCCCGCTCGCTCAAACTCGAACTCGTGCATTTCGATTTTGGCGCTGACAAATATCTCTCCACCGGAATTTCCCTTCCCAAAGAACAACTCGAAGATTTTCGAAATAACTATTCCGCAATTTTTCTTGGTGCGCTTGGTGACCCACGCATTCCCGATATGGCGCACGCTCGCGATATTCTTTTCGGAATGCGTTTCGGTCTTGACCAGTTCGTCAATTTCCGTCCTGTAAAATTATTTGACGAAAAACTTTGTCCGTTGAAAAACAAATCGTGCGATGACGTGAACTTTGTCGTCTTTCGCGAAAATACAGAAGGTTTATACGTGGGCGTTGGCGGGCTTTTCAAAAAAGGAACAAAAGATGAAATTGCAATTCAAGAAAGCGTGAACACATATAAAGGAGTGGAACGCATCATTCGTTTCGCGTTTGAGTATGCAAAGAAGAATGGCAAAACGAAAGTAACGATGAGCGATAAAAATAATGCGCTGCGTTTTGAAGGCGATTTGTGGCAGCGCGTTTTCAATGAAGTGGGGAACGATTATCCCGCAATTGAAAAAGAGCATTGGTTTATTGATGCGCTTGCAATGCAGATGCTCAAACGTCCCGAGCAATTTCAAGTGATTGTTACAAATAATATGTTCGGCGACATCGTTACGGATATTGGTGCGCAATTGCAAGGCGGTTTGGGAATGGCGGCTTCGGGAAACATCAATCCCAACGGTGTGTGTATGTTCGAGCCGGTGCACGGTTCTGCGCCAAAATATGCGGGAAAAAATGTTGCCAATCCTTTCGGCGCGATTCTCACTGTCGGATTGATGCTTGAACATCTCGGTTTCAAAAAAGAAAATCAACTCATCGAAAACGCCGTTCGTCTTGCTGTGAAAGAAAACAAAACTCCGCAGGACCTCGGCGGAAATCTCGGCACAAAAGAAACCGGAGATTTTATTTGCGAAACGTTGAAGAGAATGATTTGA
- a CDS encoding long-chain fatty acid--CoA ligase has translation MPLVTNFTTIPEMFDGVTTKYENIPRPLLQHKLDGKWIALTFAEVREMVEISAAGFSALGLKANDRVAIISENRPEWIICDQSFAVLGAISVPLYPTLTSKQIEEIFLDADVSYAIVSNNFQLKKLLPFFGKMNCLRKIIVLTDKELPAEENIFSFINVVHLGEKYLERQPQFYSECVKNILPEQLLTLIYTSGTTGTPKGAMLTHHNLVSNIKASVEVLPINANDVFLSYLPLCHAFERMAGYYTAMSCGATIAFAESIETVRDNLQEIHPTIMTSVPRMFERVYHRIAKQVSDSSKRKQKIFYRCVEIGKQYAQAKKSGDVSLVLKAKHNLAHKFVLKKIQEKTGGNIRFFVSGGGPLPKQLGEFFEAVGLQILEGYGLTESSPVLSVNRIEQYKFGTVGFPIPGVEITIADDGEILARGDNIMKGYWNDELATRRAIDEHGFLHTGDIGKFDEGGFLKITDRKKHIIVTSGGKKISPQQVESQLLLSKYIEQVVLIGDDRMFLSALIVPDFEMLKEIVNAYNIAYKLPSDIIARKEIREFYLHEIQRLQKDTANYERVRKFVLLDKPLSVENEELTPTLKVRRKIVEEKYQHLIEEMYKNVQ, from the coding sequence ATGCCGCTCGTAACAAATTTTACAACGATTCCCGAAATGTTTGACGGTGTAACAACGAAGTACGAAAACATTCCTCGTCCGCTGTTACAACATAAACTGGACGGGAAATGGATTGCGCTAACGTTTGCCGAAGTGCGTGAGATGGTAGAAATTTCCGCTGCGGGTTTTTCTGCGTTAGGACTAAAAGCAAACGACCGCGTTGCAATTATTTCTGAAAACCGTCCCGAATGGATTATCTGCGACCAGTCGTTCGCGGTGCTTGGCGCAATTTCCGTTCCGTTGTATCCTACGCTTACTTCAAAACAAATCGAAGAAATTTTTCTCGATGCCGATGTATCGTACGCAATTGTTTCCAACAATTTTCAATTGAAAAAGTTACTTCCGTTTTTCGGAAAAATGAATTGCTTGAGAAAAATAATTGTGCTTACCGACAAAGAACTCCCAGCCGAAGAAAATATCTTTTCGTTTATCAATGTTGTGCATTTGGGCGAAAAATATCTGGAACGACAACCACAATTTTATTCTGAATGTGTAAAAAATATTCTTCCCGAACAACTGCTGACTCTTATTTACACTTCGGGAACAACGGGAACGCCGAAAGGAGCAATGCTTACGCATCACAATCTTGTTTCCAACATCAAAGCGAGCGTTGAAGTGTTACCGATAAACGCGAATGATGTGTTCCTTTCATATTTGCCGCTGTGTCATGCGTTTGAACGAATGGCGGGATATTACACGGCGATGAGTTGCGGTGCGACGATTGCGTTTGCAGAAAGCATCGAAACCGTTCGCGATAATTTGCAAGAAATTCATCCGACAATTATGACATCCGTTCCACGAATGTTTGAACGCGTGTATCATCGAATTGCAAAACAGGTTTCCGATTCTTCCAAACGAAAACAGAAAATTTTTTACCGATGTGTGGAAATCGGAAAACAATATGCGCAGGCAAAAAAATCGGGAGATGTTTCATTGGTTCTAAAAGCAAAACATAATTTAGCACATAAATTTGTTTTAAAAAAAATACAGGAGAAAACCGGAGGCAACATCCGATTTTTCGTTTCCGGCGGAGGTCCGCTTCCCAAACAACTTGGTGAATTTTTTGAAGCAGTCGGTTTGCAAATTCTTGAAGGGTACGGATTGACGGAAAGTTCGCCTGTTCTTTCTGTTAACCGCATTGAACAATACAAGTTTGGAACGGTCGGTTTTCCTATTCCTGGCGTTGAAATAACCATTGCTGACGATGGCGAAATTCTTGCGAGAGGAGATAACATTATGAAAGGGTATTGGAATGACGAACTTGCAACGCGAAGAGCCATTGATGAACATGGATTTCTGCACACGGGAGATATTGGCAAATTTGACGAAGGGGGCTTCTTAAAAATTACTGACAGAAAAAAACATATTATTGTTACTTCGGGAGGAAAGAAAATTTCGCCGCAGCAAGTAGAAAGTCAACTTCTCCTGAGTAAATACATTGAGCAAGTAGTGTTAATCGGCGATGATAGAATGTTTCTTTCTGCGCTCATCGTTCCCGATTTTGAAATGTTGAAAGAAATTGTGAATGCATATAACATCGCGTATAAACTTCCGTCGGACATCATTGCGAGGAAAGAAATACGGGAGTTTTATTTACACGAAATTCAGCGATTGCAAAAAGATACGGCAAATTATGAACGCGTACGAAAATTTGTTCTTCTTGATAAACCGCTTTCCGTTGAAAACGAAGAACTCACACCTACGCTGAAAGTGCGCAGAAAAATTGTTGAGGAAAAGTATCAACATCTGATTGAAGAAATGTATAAAAATGTGCAATGA
- a CDS encoding adenosylcobalamin-dependent ribonucleoside-diphosphate reductase: MSHQSSLRQDDSSLFFSHSLQTQQTPTTTHPLTFSLDEQHFNVHLEHNIMVRAMDSEDFYTDKDGTRNELAIDVLKNKYLAPNEQGPMQMWQRIARALASVEHDKEFWYNKFLEILFDYKFIPGGRVMHGAGREDAKRRPTLSNCYVIPIETDSLEGIYRGLSEAAMVYRTGGGVGTDLSILRPKGASVNATIDKSPGATAFMNLFSESTNTVSQAGRRGALMLTIRVDHPDVEEFITIKNDPLRLKVAHANVSVLITHEFMDALLNDKNFDLRFGGKVYKTVKAKELWMKIIRNAHASAEPGILFWDTMREYHNVEYAAPLSSTNPCGEQPLAAYTACNLGNINLLKFVNDDGEFNYEELAEVTHTATRFMDNVIDYNMDNHAFEKIKKSVANDRRIGLGITGLADALCKMHIRYDTQDALDTTEKIMSVIRNEAYKTSIELAKERGAFPLFNWNGYSQSKFVQHLPYEIQSEIQKHGIRNGTVLTVPPVGTGSIVAQTSSGVEPIFCTSYVRRVKNNDGQTFNEYKVYHPLIKQLFNNDEHLPEYVVTAHDIDPFFRVKMQGVIQKYIDSSISSTVNLAEETSVETIADIYIQAYKAGLKGITVYREGSRQGILITDEYAKKLAEQTQVEGVTLSEPSNRKPRRRPRQTFGITERVNTGEGYLYVTINSDENGLCEVFTTIGKAGGNAAAQSEAISRLISLALRSGIDPYEITKQLRGISGPSPVWENGEQILSTPDAIGQAIERYLATHGNKFVVHKPAGETTATLSKISLPKENGNCPDCGGNVVYTSACVTCNNCGWTKC; this comes from the coding sequence ATGTCACATCAATCATCTCTTCGCCAAGACGATTCTTCATTATTCTTTTCACACTCGCTTCAAACACAACAAACGCCGACAACAACGCATCCCCTTACCTTTTCTCTCGACGAGCAACATTTCAACGTTCATCTTGAACACAATATTATGGTACGTGCGATGGATTCGGAAGATTTTTATACGGACAAAGATGGAACGCGAAACGAACTTGCAATTGATGTTTTGAAAAATAAATATCTCGCGCCAAACGAACAAGGTCCGATGCAAATGTGGCAGCGCATTGCCCGCGCGCTCGCTTCCGTTGAGCACGATAAGGAATTTTGGTACAACAAGTTTCTCGAAATTCTTTTCGATTACAAATTTATTCCCGGCGGTCGCGTAATGCACGGTGCCGGACGCGAAGACGCAAAACGCCGACCAACACTCTCCAATTGTTACGTTATTCCGATTGAAACCGATTCGCTCGAAGGAATTTATCGCGGACTTTCCGAAGCGGCGATGGTGTATAGAACCGGAGGCGGTGTTGGAACCGATTTATCTATTCTCCGTCCGAAAGGCGCATCGGTGAACGCAACGATTGACAAATCTCCCGGGGCAACTGCGTTTATGAATTTATTTTCCGAAAGCACGAACACGGTTTCGCAAGCAGGAAGACGAGGTGCATTGATGCTGACGATTCGTGTTGACCATCCCGATGTGGAAGAATTCATAACGATAAAAAATGACCCGTTGCGCCTGAAAGTTGCGCACGCAAATGTGAGTGTGTTGATTACGCACGAGTTTATGGACGCGCTGCTCAACGATAAAAATTTCGATTTGCGTTTTGGCGGGAAAGTGTACAAAACAGTGAAAGCAAAAGAGTTGTGGATGAAGATTATTCGCAATGCACACGCATCCGCCGAACCGGGAATTTTATTTTGGGATACGATGCGCGAATATCATAATGTTGAATACGCCGCGCCGCTTTCCTCAACCAATCCGTGCGGAGAACAACCGCTTGCCGCTTACACTGCATGCAATTTGGGAAACATCAACTTACTGAAATTTGTGAACGACGACGGCGAATTCAATTATGAAGAACTCGCCGAAGTTACGCACACCGCAACACGATTTATGGACAACGTGATTGATTATAATATGGATAATCACGCATTCGAGAAAATAAAAAAATCCGTTGCGAACGATAGACGCATCGGTTTGGGAATTACGGGACTTGCCGATGCGCTTTGTAAAATGCACATTCGTTACGATACACAAGATGCGCTTGACACAACGGAAAAAATTATGAGCGTGATTCGCAACGAAGCGTATAAAACTTCGATTGAACTCGCAAAAGAGCGCGGTGCATTTCCGCTGTTCAATTGGAATGGATATTCGCAAAGTAAATTCGTGCAGCATCTTCCGTATGAAATCCAAAGTGAAATTCAGAAACACGGAATTCGCAACGGCACTGTATTGACCGTTCCTCCCGTTGGTACTGGTTCAATTGTTGCGCAAACAAGTTCCGGCGTCGAACCGATTTTCTGCACAAGTTATGTTCGCCGCGTAAAAAATAATGACGGACAAACGTTCAACGAATACAAAGTGTATCATCCGCTCATCAAACAACTTTTCAACAACGATGAACATTTGCCCGAGTATGTTGTAACTGCGCACGACATTGACCCGTTCTTCCGCGTGAAAATGCAAGGCGTGATTCAAAAATATATTGACAGCAGTATTTCTTCCACTGTAAATTTAGCGGAAGAAACAAGCGTGGAAACCATTGCGGATATTTATATTCAAGCATACAAAGCGGGACTCAAAGGAATTACTGTGTACCGAGAAGGAAGCAGACAAGGAATTTTGATTACGGATGAGTATGCAAAAAAATTAGCAGAGCAAACGCAAGTGGAGGGAGTAACGCTTTCCGAACCATCGAATCGCAAACCGCGACGACGACCGAGGCAAACATTTGGCATCACCGAGCGCGTGAATACCGGCGAAGGATATTTATATGTTACGATTAACAGCGACGAAAACGGTTTGTGCGAAGTGTTCACGACTATTGGCAAAGCCGGAGGAAATGCCGCGGCGCAATCCGAAGCAATTAGCCGATTGATTTCGCTTGCGTTGCGTTCGGGAATTGACCCGTATGAAATTACGAAACAGTTGCGCGGAATTTCCGGACCATCGCCCGTGTGGGAAAACGGAGAACAAATTCTCTCTACTCCTGATGCGATTGGCCAAGCGATTGAACGTTATCTCGCAACGCACGGAAATAAATTTGTTGTGCATAAACCTGCGGGAGAAACAACAGCGACACTATCAAAAATATCTCTTCCTAAAGAAAATGGAAATTGTCCTGATTGTGGAGGAAATGTTGTTTATACTTCTGCGTGTGTAACGTGTAATAATTGTGGTTGGACGAAGTGTTAA
- a CDS encoding VOC family protein produces MAAAPVTHFEILGKDGERLKDFYKKLFGWDINSDNPMNYGLVQSAGKGIGGGVGESQDGKPMVTFYAEVDDLQATLDKAVAMGGKIDVPVTEIPNMVTFAQFQDIEGNIVGIAKEM; encoded by the coding sequence ATGGCAGCAGCGCCAGTAACTCATTTTGAAATTTTAGGTAAAGACGGAGAACGTCTAAAAGATTTTTATAAAAAACTTTTTGGTTGGGATATCAACTCCGACAATCCGATGAATTACGGATTAGTGCAATCCGCAGGAAAAGGAATCGGCGGAGGAGTTGGCGAATCGCAAGATGGAAAACCAATGGTTACATTTTATGCAGAAGTTGACGACTTGCAAGCAACTCTTGACAAAGCAGTTGCAATGGGAGGAAAAATCGATGTACCTGTAACGGAAATTCCGAATATGGTAACGTTCGCGCAATTCCAAGATATCGAAGGAAACATTGTGGGAATTGCCAAAGAAATGTAA
- the ald gene encoding alanine dehydrogenase — translation MNIGILKEDPKHERRVALTPAGVHSLIENGHKVYIEKDAGFASRFYDNNFKDVGANLVYTPDEIYGRSELVLKVSSPNEVDCERLEEEQTLFSFLHLAIAKKKILTTLLEKNITSIGFELTEDNTGNLPILGMMSEVAGQMSIQIAARFLENTNNGRGIVLGGVTGVPPATVLILGAGIVGQTAARVAIGAGAEVIVLDKDLNRLRVLENRHNFRVITGMANHYNIKKALLFADVVVGAVLIKGERAPHLISEEMVRQMKPGSIIIDLSIDQGGCIETSHPTTLENPTYVQHDVIHYCVPNIPANVSRTATYALTNALLPFVELVADNGVNNALKEHKGLARGVCTFNGNCTNEAIARRFDKNYIDIQEILSHEL, via the coding sequence ATGAATATTGGAATTTTAAAAGAAGACCCGAAACACGAACGAAGAGTTGCGCTTACTCCCGCAGGCGTTCACTCACTCATCGAAAATGGGCACAAAGTTTATATCGAAAAAGATGCTGGGTTTGCTTCACGCTTTTACGACAATAATTTTAAAGACGTTGGCGCCAATCTTGTCTATACTCCCGATGAAATCTACGGACGCTCCGAACTTGTTCTCAAAGTTTCTTCACCCAACGAAGTTGACTGCGAACGGCTTGAAGAAGAACAAACGTTGTTTTCATTTCTTCATCTTGCCATTGCAAAGAAAAAAATTCTCACAACACTGCTTGAAAAAAATATCACCTCCATCGGTTTTGAACTTACCGAAGACAACACCGGAAATCTTCCGATTCTCGGAATGATGAGCGAGGTTGCGGGACAAATGTCTATTCAAATTGCCGCGCGTTTTCTGGAAAACACAAACAACGGTCGCGGCATTGTTCTTGGCGGTGTAACCGGTGTTCCGCCCGCAACAGTATTGATTCTTGGCGCCGGGATTGTCGGACAAACAGCGGCGCGTGTTGCCATAGGCGCAGGTGCAGAAGTTATTGTTCTCGATAAAGATCTCAATCGCTTGCGTGTTCTCGAAAACCGTCATAACTTCCGCGTCATCACCGGAATGGCAAACCATTACAATATCAAAAAAGCGCTCCTCTTTGCTGATGTTGTCGTTGGCGCTGTGTTAATTAAAGGAGAACGCGCTCCGCATCTTATTTCCGAAGAAATGGTGCGCCAAATGAAACCCGGCTCCATCATTATTGACCTTTCGATTGACCAAGGAGGATGTATCGAAACAAGTCATCCGACAACGCTTGAAAACCCAACGTATGTGCAACACGATGTTATTCACTACTGCGTACCGAACATCCCCGCAAACGTTTCGCGAACAGCAACGTATGCATTAACAAACGCATTACTCCCTTTCGTCGAACTCGTTGCAGATAACGGTGTGAACAACGCGCTCAAAGAACACAAAGGACTTGCACGCGGTGTTTGCACCTTCAACGGAAACTGCACGAACGAAGCAATCGCACGGCGTTTTGATAAGAATTATATTGATATACAAGAAATACTCTCGCACGAACTATGA
- a CDS encoding acetyl-CoA hydrolase/transferase family protein, whose protein sequence is MNWLSRYKAKLKPAEEAVKIIQSGQRVYVHPGCAMPEILVNAMSDRYAELEDVEVLHLLTVGQTKYSLPEMEGHFRHNALFIGKNVRKSVNDGRADFTPIFLSEIPGLFYRGILPIDVALIHVSSPDEHGFCSLGVGAECTKPATEVAKKIIAQINPNVPRTLGDCFIHVDKLSFCVEADVPLKELPQVEADVTPEEKEVYRRIGKNIADLIEDGSTLQLGIGSIPDAVLSYLGNKKHLGLHTEMFSDGVIKLVDEGVITNEKKTLHPGKIISSFVLGTKTVFDFINNNPIIEFHPSHYTNDPFIIAKNDKMIAINSAIEVDLTGQVCADSIGKTFYSGFGGQVDFIRGAARSKDGKPIIALPSTAKNDQLSRIVPTLTTGAGVTTSRGDVHYVVTEFGVADLYGKTIRQRAQALIDIAHPKFQEQLERYAMQQKFFFTSSSEAISQ, encoded by the coding sequence ATGAACTGGCTTAGCAGATACAAAGCAAAATTAAAACCGGCAGAAGAAGCAGTAAAAATTATTCAATCGGGGCAACGCGTGTACGTTCATCCCGGTTGCGCAATGCCGGAAATTCTTGTCAATGCAATGTCCGATAGATATGCAGAATTGGAAGATGTTGAAGTTCTTCATCTTTTGACTGTCGGACAGACAAAATACTCGCTTCCAGAAATGGAAGGACATTTTCGACACAACGCTTTATTCATCGGGAAGAATGTCCGCAAATCCGTCAATGATGGACGTGCAGATTTTACGCCCATCTTTTTATCAGAGATTCCTGGCTTATTTTATCGCGGCATTCTTCCCATTGATGTTGCGCTTATTCACGTTTCTTCTCCCGATGAACACGGTTTTTGCAGTCTTGGAGTTGGCGCGGAATGTACAAAACCCGCGACTGAAGTTGCAAAAAAAATTATTGCGCAAATCAATCCCAATGTTCCGCGAACGCTCGGCGATTGTTTCATTCACGTTGATAAACTTTCTTTTTGCGTTGAAGCAGATGTTCCTTTGAAAGAATTACCGCAAGTCGAAGCAGACGTTACGCCCGAAGAAAAAGAAGTATATCGCCGCATCGGAAAAAATATTGCTGATTTGATTGAAGATGGCTCTACGTTGCAATTAGGAATTGGAAGTATTCCCGATGCAGTGCTTTCGTATTTGGGAAATAAAAAACATCTTGGCTTACATACGGAAATGTTTTCCGATGGTGTAATAAAATTAGTTGACGAAGGCGTAATTACGAATGAGAAGAAAACGCTTCATCCGGGAAAAATAATTTCTTCCTTCGTTCTCGGAACAAAAACTGTTTTCGATTTCATAAACAATAATCCCATCATCGAATTTCATCCATCGCATTACACGAATGACCCGTTCATCATCGCAAAGAATGATAAGATGATTGCAATTAATTCTGCGATTGAAGTTGATTTGACGGGACAAGTGTGCGCTGATTCAATTGGGAAAACATTTTACAGCGGATTTGGCGGACAAGTAGATTTTATTCGCGGCGCAGCACGAAGTAAAGATGGAAAACCAATTATCGCGCTTCCATCAACTGCAAAGAATGACCAACTCTCGCGCATTGTTCCAACACTTACAACCGGTGCTGGAGTTACAACATCACGAGGAGACGTGCATTATGTCGTTACAGAATTTGGCGTTGCAGATTTGTACGGGAAAACAATCCGACAGCGAGCGCAAGCATTGATAGATATTGCTCATCCAAAATTTCAAGAGCAATTAGAGCGATATGCAATGCAGCAGAAGTTTTTCTTCACTTCGAGTAGTGAGGCAATTTCTCAGTAA